In Festucalex cinctus isolate MCC-2025b chromosome 17, RoL_Fcin_1.0, whole genome shotgun sequence, the genomic stretch GAagaaaaatgattgaaaatgtgAAGCTTTGACCCGCAACTGTTCCCACTAATTTGGAAGCACAAAATGACCGAAAATGAATGTCTCAACACTGAGTACTTACAATGCAATGAATCAATCAATTGGCCGATTACAGATGGAGCATTTCCATACTTTTATTGCTATAGTGCAACATTGAGCCTGAAGGAAACCCGGGCATGTAATACAGTAgtcatattttgacaaaaatatgacagATTTTTCGCTCAACCTTCTCATGATGCGGGACACCTCTGCTAAAATCAGTTGCATCCCTAGATGAACTgattattccatttttttttattactatttcaTCAATATTTGTTTTACAATATGGTAGGTTTTGGAAACTTACTTTCTATTTCAGATGTACACTGCATGTGGCACAGTTTGGTACTTGAGTTGGCAGTATCGTCTATACTGGGAGTGAGTACGAGAATTGGAACCTGACTGACTGAAGTTGTATTATTGCTATGAACTCAGTTTTATGTGACATAAGCTTGTGCAGATGCACACATACAGTATGACTGAAGAAATGTTTTCATGAGCAAATGCCCCTCAAACACTACCCCCACCAAAAAAGCCATGTCAAAAATTTCACATACACCTTGAAACTTTCTGTCTTAGGGTTTTttgttcttgattttttttttttttgtccagtaaTGTAGCTACACCCATTAAGAACACACGCTTAAGGATTTAGAGAATAATACGCTATGTTATCGCTGTccttttatattgtgttttgaataaatatttacatcCACTTTTTGTGATGTCAAACATTAACCTGACACCCACAGCACTTAGGCACAAGGGGGGGAtgaagctttttaaaaaaaaaaaaaaaaagtatttttccggagtttgtgaactcacaaatatcgcgagaattcatctttcgAGAGCAAGGTTATGTACATACACTTCAACTGAAAAAACAATATCTGGTATGAAAACTgacaacactttttttattttattttttttaacctttacaACACATTTATTTGTACATTACTAAACAATAAAACTGCGTCATCTGTACAGAACATTGTCAAACGCAATGAAATACAAAAGTAGACTTCTTATAAACGGAGAATATCAAGATGCAAAACAATTTGTCACTCAAATTAAAGCTCACTAGttaagaaaaacacaacagttaaGATTTTACCATGTAGAAAATGTTTggaatcaatatttaaaaaaccttAGCAAGTCACTTAAAAAAAGTGATAAATGCATTCAATCGTTgaacatttaaataatatttaagaacggaaaaacaaaaaaaacaagcataggTAACCTATAATAGCTAAGTACTTAAATCATAAATCAGATCTGTCTTGCGAGGCTTTtacaatatattacaaaaaatgatGGGCGCAACTAAAATCAGTTGTTTACACCAAACGTACACTATGACTATAATACATCAAATATACCAAAACTAGATAACCGGTTCGCTTTCATTCATTGGCAGTTGATTATCAAAGGGTGGCGCTCCAACGCTGCCGAAAAGATCAATCAAAAAGGGGATGATCAGGATCCTTGTTGCTGTTGAGTTGATTGTTCCAATAAAGTTTGGAAGTTTGGAGATAAGACCAGTTTATGTTGGATGTTTCCTAACACCATCATGTCTCCAGTCTTACCGTCGGACAGATTCACGGACACCAGTTGCTGAAAACAAGAAGAGAACAAAAATCATTTGAGTTCGTCTTAGGGTATTTGGTGCACTAATTCATCTTATGGCTGTTGTGTGATTTATCCCTTCGTACATTGTCGAGCATAAAAGGAAAGTGGTTGGATGGAAATGTGCAACATGAATTGACATGAACGTATGtaaggtgttccacagggttcatttctggggcctctgccgtTCGCGTTGTCGGCTGcccattttcagaaaaaatgtGTTTGGTTTAGTATTTCTCTGGCAATGTCAGTGAAAGTGAACatttgttaattaaatattaTAAGCTTGAGATTACCTGTAGGAATGACAAAGCGGCTCCATTAGTGACGTCCATGACAATATCGGCCAGCTTCATCTCCACCTTTCCCGACTTTCGTATTTGGAGCTTACCCAGAAATCCCTCTGAGAATTCTGACAACACGGGCGAGCACTTGACCGACGGGGACTCCTGGAGAGACGCAAACGAGCAATTTGTGGGCGATGAGTGCAAAACATTATCAATGATGCCTTCAGggagtcttgtttttttgttttttttttaaataacagtttACTGTAGCGGAGCAGTTTGAAATGGTAATAACattgttcaccactagatggcagacaacGCTCACAAATGCCTCCAAGAATGTAGTTCTCCACCAGAGAAgaagtctgttttgaactgatgtaagcGGCATCTGTGAGCTAGCGTCATAATTAGCCTAAAATGCTACCGCAGCTAAGCCCAAAATGTCGACTCACTTGTGATTTCCCGAGCGGCGGCTTTTTGCCCTTGGCGACTTTCTCGATTCTTGCCTCGGGATGGGAGTCTGCTTTTGGCGCCCTGACGGGCATACAGTCGGGCAACTGCATGAAGACGAGCTCCTCCTTGCCGGACAGGCGGAGACCTTGCAGTATCTCTGCCAAAGATGGCCGCCTTCCGCTCGGGTCTGCTCTCACCTGAGGTCCGCGGGAGGGCGATCCGGGAAGACGCGGCTTCTCTTGGCTCGCTCCATCAATCAACAGAGTGAAATAAGGTCACAGATAGGCACGTGATGTTAtaaggtgttgttgttgttgttgtcttacGTGTTGCGCTCGTCCGGCACAAAGGTAATTGGATCGGGTTCAGCTTGGCGTCATTCTTTAAACTCGGATCGCATATGAACTGGAAAAGCACAGACACAATCAAAACCGTAATCGAATTTTCTCTTTTCACTGTTGGACTTACAAAGTCCTGCACAACCCAGAATGAAAACGATACAGTCCCTCTTAATCCTAGTCCAGAAAGTGTATTTAGTGTAACTCACGTCATCTCGCTGCAGTATCCCGAGtagctcatcttcatcttcgtcatcatcatcatcagagtCTTGCCGTTCTTTCTTTATCGGTTTACGGTTCGGAAATGCGGCGACGTCGCACGCCCGCGGAGCGGCGAACCAGCCTgcgagatgaaaaaaaaaggcgtaAAACCGATAAGCCGAACGTTGCGCAACGCGCCGTCGGCGCGAACCTGTCGTCTTCCGCGGGGCGTCGGCGGGGCCCTGCTCAAAGATGGAGTGCGACTGGATCGTCTGCGGCTTCTCTTTCCTCCTGCTTCTGCTCTCTCGTCTTCGATCGTCCCTCTGTTTCCGCTCTCTTTTGGGCGCCACTTGAGTCTCTTCCTTGATTCTGGAATGAAATGTGGTTGAAGTGCACACAAGGTCAACACATTTTAGCAAATTGTTTTAAACCCTGCAAGTGAACTTTTCTAAGATGCCGTTTTTGCACTGATTCCAAATTTGCCCTCATTTCTTCCCAAACACATCATAATATTATAACAATCATTATATAATATGTAGTAAAGTAGTACTCATATTTATGACTTAAGGATTAggcaggtgattttttttcttcttctgaaaTTACTAATGATGGTAAAATCTGTATTGCACACGCTTTTGTTGGTcaaatgtgaaaaacaaaaattgaaaatatctCAAAAATCTGATGTGCAAGAAACAGAAGTCAAAACATCTTTTAATAAATCATATAATCACCATATAataattttgtgaaaatataataaaatttgcaattaactcaaaatgaaatcaaaccaacaattgaattaaaaaaaaaaaaaagtggactgaTATTGTAAGAAATGTGTTAACGATTATGTAATATCTTATATTAGTTGGGGATTTACAgtattacattttcaggtgGTGCTCGTTTTCTCAAAATCGATAATGTAAAACATGACATGAAATAGATTATGTTCATTTTCAGTTCAAAGTTGtacatgtgcaaaaatcatagTGTTAAAATGTTGGCGTTAAATGTTGatcagtgtatttttatttatttttttaacactgtcTGACTTTGATTAATTTAGTGGTAAACAAACtgcagaaagagaaaaaaaaagtgaataaaagtAAGCTCCGCCCACTTGATTAAAAAATGCTCTGCCACAAAGAATTTTGGGATATGATATATTACATATCATATAATTATGCAATAAGGTATTACATTACTGGTAAAAATGGGAATACAGTAtcagtcagcatttttttttatatacattgcatgtgaaattaatacatttttgatggagttaagtgcaattttaaaaaaaatcattaggaTGCAATAAGCGTCTAAAGTTTGTTTTGGGACActtgaaaattaaaattttctttTGAAGATGACAAAATGAATATACAATATTACTGCACCGAACAATCTTGAATGGTGACTACTTACTCATCTTTGCTTTTCCTCACAACGTTGACGTTTGGCTCAAAGGTTTTCTTGgagggacagaaaaaaaaaaaaagtcaaattaaaccactgcatgtaaaataatacagatgtcagtactttttttttttctttttttttttctaacagactTCCTAGTATTTTATTATGTGACTAGTATGTATGGTTTatgggaaatgaactttttaaattgtttgcACACAAATAAGTCTCTGGAGCACCTACTCAATTTATCAAGTGTGATATAAAGTCAATTACTGTGAGAAGCCGATTTCACCAAAAgggaaaatgttgtttttcctgTCGGCTGGATGGATCCCAATTGTTGTTGaaagtgactttttgttttttacaaataatGACCATTTTTTTCAGGTGGCTTTCTATTCGAGCAGATACCTTTGTTTTCTTCTGGCCACCCCCAAGCGTCAGATCCCGATTTCGGAGAGACTGCAGTCTTCTCGCGGCGACCGGGGAAGGGAGGCATCCGAGACCGACGCCGTGCAGTCCTCTGCTCGCATGAGGAAGACTCAAACTAGCAGAACAGCAGGGGACCTCTTCTGCCTTCTTCGTTTCCATCATTCAAGATGATTAGATCCTCTTATGTCGACAAAGACAGCGTCGCGCGTCTCATTTCCTGCCAAACGTTCGTTTGTATTTTCGAAGTACAACATCAAATTTAGTGTTTTATTGCTGCAAATGAATAAACGTGGCTGCTAAATTGTTTTTGAAGACCACATTTCACTTTGAAATGAACATTTCCGAAATGGTTTTAGGCCAAGTGATGGCGCAGATGACAACAAAGCGTCGCTCGTCCACAATCAACTCCCAAATTGCGACAACTTCCGGTCGAAGATGTTTCCATTTGGAACACAATGAAACTCGGTGGCGTATGAGGGCTTTTTGCTTACGTCGTGTGCTTCCGGAAGGTTTCTGTCAAACGTCTTGGTTCTGCCGCCACAAAAGTAGTCCGTGTGGTTGCGGAAATGATAGACAGGGAAgataaaatgttgaaaacagGCAGCCCGCTTTTTTAGCTAGTTTTCCCCAACAACACCGACATCGTTCGCGTTTAGCTCTTGTTGTTGTCTTGTAACGACAATACCCCAATACGGCCGCAAGAGGGCGGCATATCTTTTAAAATCGCCTTATAGTCAATATTGTGTCGATTTATTCGGACACAAATAATTACAAGCTATAACTTGAACTATTATTCACAATATTGAATTTAGGTACATGATCAAGCGGTCAAGCCacaatctcttaaaaaaaaaaatatatatatatatatatataaaatcaataaatctcAAACAGTTACATTGTACTCTACATTACGGTAACAGAAACTCATGTGAAGGCGATGCAACAAAATGACAGCCTCAATAAACATGGACATGCCAAAAGTCAGCGGTAGaaaatggacggacggatggatgtacAGAtgccaaaagtaaaaaaaaaacaacaacaaaaaaacagtgggcACATGTAAAAGAATACAAACGTTTCACCCATTCTATAATTACATAATAACTAatttcaaatcaatcaatctgttgcattcttcatttgaaatgcAAATCCAGGCCTTTGCTGCGGCCTCTTTCAGTTTATTTCTGGGGGTTTCTCCCTTCAGTCTTTTGCACAGGCGGCAAACTCGATACCCAGCGGCCAAACGTGGCCTGCTGTGGCCCGCTAACATCATTTCAAAGCAAATCAAGCATGTCAACTTCATGAATGCTTGCtaaaaaatatgtacagtacCCAAATTTCAAATTGTCATCATCTTAATCTGGGTGATAACATGGCTGTAGCAAGATGCCACACAGGAAGTTGTATTAAGATCTGAtggtgcatttcaaaataaaagccatttgcaaaaatatgcaagatttaaaaacaaaaacaaacaaaaaaacgtttctgAAGGATATTTGAACATAaacaccccccaccaccacttCCACCAATAATGACTTAATTCAAATGCATCGATTGCCTCATTTTtaatttggcttttatttttaaattgactcACGCCCTCTTTTCTCAGCGCCTTTTGGTTGATTTAATTTTCAAGTTGAGGCTCGCCTGACCACGGGGACAGGAAGTGCTCCTCTTGCAACATCACTGCCACGTCTCGTCTTTGCAGCTGCAGCTGCAGCAGACGGGATGACAGGAAGAGAGGGAGAGACGAAGAAAATAGCCAGGAGAGGAAGGAAATAGGAAAATCAACACGGGCAGCTCATGATTGATGTCTTGAAGGAGCTTGTCGGAGTTTCTCTTGTTTGGACTGTGCACTTCATCCATGCTAAGCTCAGGCACAATGGACGAATTCGTTACCGAGGAGGAAGAGCCTTGGTACGACCAACGGGACTTGGAGCAGGGTAAGACGatcctccttccttccttccttccttggcCGCAGCATCCCGGCAGGAAGCGGCTGCAGCCGGCCGGTGGCATCTCTCAGTGGCACCCGCAGAACAAAGGCTCAGTCCGCATGCGCACGACGATATAACTTTTGCATGATCATTTTTAGTGGCATGCTGCTATATTTTGGTCGTTTGATTGTGTcctaaaattgtcttttaaaagcATGCAgtgtgtcgttttttttttattttttatttttttttataacaaagcCTCGAATGTCTACAAAGTACTCAGTCTCAGTATCTTGTGTTATAATTCCAAATGTAGATTGAGTTACATAATTtaacttgaaaaaataattacGTGTTCTAGTAAGCAGTCAAGTGATTACGTTGTCATTTTGCTTCTGAGCATAGTTTAACGTGAACGGGTCCAATTACGTCGTCATGAAAACCCACgttatttaatataataaatttctgaaataaaaatcacatcttCGAGGCAAATGTGACCAATCTGTAAAGAGATGCGCTGTTTATTTGCCAAGATTAAGAatcgttattattttttttgtgtgtgtactttTTGTCATAAATGCAGGCAAAATTATGTTATTgaacaaaaagtacatttttgtttcttttctttgaggTGAGGACAAGGAActgtatttactgtaattaatattattatattattaataattacctAGACTCGTGCTTCCCTGCAtagttaataaaaactaaagaaactcaATATAaagttggaggggaaaaaaagcatttttattcatgaaattttcagtttaaaaaaatgaactaaaaataattacaagcatgaatgtccttcgttttttttgcctttgtcaGTTAATGGAATGAACTTTTGTGGTTcacgtcatgtatttatttcagtattaCTGTATGGTAATATCgaataggggtgggacgatattTGATTCacaatatcgataatatcacgatacacaatAACGTACCCTGCCTATCGCCCATCACGCCGGCTACCTTTATGAGCGCAAGAAAGTGGAAGAATGGTTAACTTTTTGTCCTGAAAATATCATTTGTATAGGCTGCAGTCAGTGACGATGCTTCATGCTGTGATGCTGAACTCCACTTCCCAAATTTCCAATCTCTCTTTCACGCTCAGTCACTGTGCCAAGTCATCAGGATCATAATATATTCCTGAAGGTGAACCAGTGCTGACGCAGAGACTGTGCAATGGCACGCATTTATCTTACTTAGGCTTATGCGCTGCAGATGTCAAAAAAGACTCAAATGTGACGAAATGGCTGTCTTAAAGTGAGCTGTGTGCTATGCAACGAGCCCCTCGGAAAATTTCCATCTTGTCATCAATGATAAGTACA encodes the following:
- the LOC144005111 gene encoding DNA-directed RNA polymerase III subunit RPC4 encodes the protein MMETKKAEEVPCCSASLSLPHASRGLHGVGLGCLPSPVAARRLQSLRNRDLTLGGGQKKTKKTFEPNVNVVRKSKDEIKEETQVAPKRERKQRDDRRRESRSRRKEKPQTIQSHSIFEQGPADAPRKTTGWFAAPRACDVAAFPNRKPIKKERQDSDDDDDEDEDELLGILQRDDFICDPSLKNDAKLNPIQLPLCRTSATPSQEKPRLPGSPSRGPQVRADPSGRRPSLAEILQGLRLSGKEELVFMQLPDCMPVRAPKADSHPEARIEKVAKGKKPPLGKSQESPSVKCSPVLSEFSEGFLGKLQIRKSGKVEMKLADIVMDVTNGAALSFLQQLVSVNLSDGKTGDMMVLGNIQHKLVLSPNFQTLLEQSTQQQQGS